From the genome of Solanum dulcamara chromosome 12, daSolDulc1.2, whole genome shotgun sequence:
TAGGGCCTCATATTCAGCTCCAAGGTCACTCAGAATTTTCACAACCAACTTGTCATTAGATGTTCGAGCATCGGCAATAGCTAATTCATTAGTGATAGTTTTTATTTTCCTAAGATAATCGGTGACAAATTTTTGATCTCGCTGAACTTTCACCATTGCATCTTAAAGATTATAGATCTTGGTTTGAGATTTTTTTGCATATGTAGTGTGCAAATAATCCCTCGCTTCTTTTAAAGTTTCAGCAAAGGGAACTGATGGTGCAATGGTGGAATCAACAGATGCCATTAAGGCGTTGCAAATGAGATTATTTTGCTGAAATCATATTTTGAAGTTTGGGTTGATGACATCTTGTGTGTCTTGCTTAATGGTATGTGGTGGCGGCGTTATGAATCCATCGAGGTAGCTCATTAAGTCAAATCCATTCATGACCTTTTGGATTTGAGCTTTCCATATTGCAAAGTTTGTACCACCAGTGAGTTTGATTGGAAGTTGTGCAATTGGGTTGATGTTAATGATATGTGTTTTGGTTGCAGCAACATTCACAATTGTGGAAGAAGTGTTTATTGGGTCGTTGTTGATTGATGTCTGAAACCAATGAGTCCACCATTGATTTTTAGGTGGTTTAGAAAGGAAGGGGGAAAATACTTGGTGAATAAGATGGGAAGATGATTACAAGTCTATACTTGTTTGAGTGTTGATAGCTCTAATACCACAATGGAGCAGAGTACACAGGAGAAAGGTTTTGTATTTCTTTCATTGATACAATGTGTTGTTTAAAACAAAAGAATTATGTGGTAAAGGATCTCACAATATCAGTACAACTAATAAATCCTATCAAGTAATTAAAGGTGTAGAATTAGAaaatacacaataataaaatcaagaatatatgatacatatatgaaaaatattctATCCTGATTTAGCTTCTTTAGGTTTTACACTTAATTAATTCGACCATACTCGTTAAATAGTGAACTGCCTATTTGCCTTCTAAAATCCTATCAGTTACAAGCCAAGACAGATTTGGCTTCCTCAGACCCTTTGACATGAACATTCATTATGTCAATCACGTGATCGCTTACATGAAATTATTAGGTGTTGCTTGTCTCAAAGGCTTTATTATTTTGTATATCACTAATTTTGTGTCTAATTAATACCCttaggaattttattttatctagaTCTTACCAAATAAGAAGttcaatgcctcttggatataATGTTGGGACAAATAGACATGTTTAGGATGATTAGTCTTTTCTCATTCAACCAACTTAGATAGGTAGTGAGAAATGATAGTCTGTGCTCTCTAGCAATATTTAATCAGttggaaaatattattttaattgtatGGGGTGATCCTGTTAGGATAAAAAAAAATCCTCCCCTCCatatttgttctttttcttattaGGGAGTGATCAACATGATATACTTATGCCCGATAACTATTGGACTTTAATTAAAAGTCTTCTTGAGATTTTGCATGGGATTGAGTGATTACTCCctaatgtatataatttttcattttgcTTGATGTTTATGTATGTGGTAGTTTAATTTAGATTATGTGATGTTTATAgtctttccatattttcttgtCTTAATTCTTTCTCCTCGCTTATCTGATAAGTTTATGACGTTTAGCTTTTTCTAGCAATGAGATTAGCATCGATCGTTTATCAATTAAATTCACGTATTTAGCCCTTTGTCCTCGATTAATTTCGTAATAGCTGAATTTATGATTATCACATTTCATCATTTGTCAAAAAGTTGGCATATTTTAATCAATTTATCACCTAAATTCACGTTggataataattaatttatactcAATTATTTTAAGGGCTCGAGTAACTTAACCATGACATCACATTAGCATCGAAAACTGGCGTTATTGGCTTTCTCGCATCCCAAATGatgcaatttatcaaatttattttgagttggTGGTTGGTCATGCAAGACTTTCTCTTTCCTCATATGGATTGGCCTTTTTGATTCTCTCTCTAGATTGAGGCAACAACTTATGGGATTGCTTCCCTCTCATTCCTTATGTTGAAGGTGTATATAGTCATCTATCTAGTACAATAGATTATAATAGTTATGCTAGTAGGCTTTTTGAACGAAAGCTTCGGTGCTTTTCTCCCAAAAGATTGCCAAAATATATTCCAGTTCCTGGTTGCTCTTTCTCAACGTTGCAAGAAGTGACAATTCTTCCTTTTTTGGATTTCTTGCCCCTATAGTTGATAGTTGGTGTTGGGTTGGGCTTTGATATTCTTGAGGCTAGTGGAGCTTGGAGTGGGGTTGATGACTGTGTTTAATTGTTGACGCCCTTCATTACTAAAAGGAGTAATGGAAGAGTAAGTTGATGCGATGAATATAATTACTTTAATTTATCcagtttgatattatttttctcaGAGTAGGAATTATTATGATAAAAAGCGGAGTCATTTGCTTTCATAAGAGACTCTGTTTGAGGAGTGTGGCTAGTTTGGTCTGGCCCCTCTGGGCTTTTCTGTATTAGGGCATGAACCTTAAGTAATttgtcaaattatttttaaatttgaggGTTGCTTGTATTAGTTTTTTTGGGAGGCTGGGGTAGGGGTCATTAAATTTTTCCCATTTAATGCACAATTAGTTGGTTGGTGGGCTTTGAATTATATTTCCTAGGTCcacttttgtattttctttcattgGATAATTTTTCTGTTCATCGCTAATTATTCATTTTGGGATGGTGTGTCGAGTAATTTACCTAATTATGAGTCATATATTTTTTCTGTGCTTGCTTGTATTTTTTGTGCATTTTATTCACCTTTGACAAGTGACAATTGGACTTAggcatttttttcttcttgggAAAGATACTCATGCCAAGTTTCTATTAGTACTTTCACATCGGATGTTGAAGGCATATGCTCATTGTGAGGAATTTTTATGTTGTAAGTGCAATTCATGTGTATAGGATGTTTAATCCATATGCTCATTGTAGGGGATTTTTGTGTTGTGAGTGAAATTCTTGTGTATATGGCCTAGtctcatattttatttcatccatAGACCACCTTTTGTTTGTGGCACCCAATTGTGACCTTCGTTTTGATCATCACCTTGAGTGGTACTTGAGTATAGATAAGTGTATAACAACCTCTTATTGCGATTGAAGTGCAAGTATCTATTTTATAAGTGCTCCCAACTTCTTTCCaactttttctaatatttatttatcataaaaaattattcaaagttGTAGTAGCAGAATTCAAATAGCAGTGTGGGATAGCATGGATACTTCAAGGACGAAATTTGGTtcccattttttttttacaaaaaggaGTTTCTTGCTACAAACCACGATTCTTCATGAATTTCCTATGCATATCTTTCACTTGGTGAAACTTTGCTATATAGTAATCGCAACCTTGATCAATGAAGATGAGAGGCTCAGAAGGTTTGCACATGTCCGTCAATTTGATCTTCAAATAATCGTGTGATAACCACTTtccaaataattaaattattacggAGAAGCTCAATGATTGGTATGTTCTTTGCTTTCCTTCTTTCGATAAAAGAATAGAGTTAGGGGGAGGATCCAGTCCTTTTATGTTGTTCTTGGTGTATTATTTGTTTGCTTGATTGAGTTTTCTATTCTTGTCCAGGAGGATTTCCTTGAAGGAGTGAATGTCTCGAACATCTTCTACCATAGTGCTACTAGAGTCCAATGATTTCGATGAATTCATAGATTGTATTCCTGTATTTTGGTGTGTGAATATGACTATATTTTAACTAAGTCAATCTTATAGAGAgaaatgttttatttttctacCCTCAGTTAGTGTATTGAATTTAAAGACCTCTAACATAATATATGCGTCCACCACACGAGCCAGGGGACTAGGTCCCTAGATACAATCAGTTAACAAAATGCTCAAGAAATAAACAGCAAATGCAAGTAATGAACAAGACAATAGTTTTAcgtggaattttttttttctcaagaGAGAAACAACCATGACCTGTCCAACAGAATTTTCAACCAATCTTCACTAAATGCAAGAGCAAAGTGATCTATTACAACCTACATAACTAGATACATATCCTCTTCACCCCTATGCTTGCAACACCCTATCACAAGACTTCGAGCCTAAGCAATATGACTATTGCCCACTACCCCAACTCACTCTAGTTGACGTAGACTTTTAACACTTCGATCAAGGCTAACTCTAGCAATGACTCGGAAACTAAGCAATAAGAATATTTCCCACTACACAACCACCCCTAGGTTAATGTAGACTTTTCTAACCACTTTACTGCTAACTCTAGCAAAGAAGCAACAATGACACAATACAAAGAGAAATAATCAATATTTCTTTATATGATAGGAGCTGATTTTACAATATTTAGCACACAAGACTCAACATTACAATAAATCAACAACCTAAAAactattcttcaatagtagcttgATCAAGGCCCCGACTTTGAGGAAGCATTCTTTCTTTTGAGCACACACTGTCGTTTCCTTTTGCCTTGTAAATGTGATATGTGAAAACTAAGTTGTCCCATGTACTAAAGATAGTATTTAGCATATGGACGAAACAACCTAGTACCTTCTGATTGGTTAGACATCTCTGACCTTCACCTGCTGCCCACTAACCACAGCAGGTGGTGGCAACTTTTACATCTGGTCACATCATTCATGGGACCAGGCCCCCAATTAGGTCCCATGTTTTGTAGTCTCTCTGATTTGTCTACCTACCTGTGCAGCTTTTGCAACTTTATAGTTATAGTCCATTTTCTTGTTCCAGACAAACGTTACTCATGGGACCAGGTCCTATGGTTTGTTAATACATCAAAACCTTAATACAACATTTCCCCCTTTTTGATGACGACAAACCATGCAAACCTGTAAGTCATGTTTCTACTACCAGGTCCTTCATAAGGCACTTTCTTGTTTCGGACAAACATTACTAATGGGATTAGGTCTCTCTACCAGGTCCTATGGTTTGTTAATACATCAAAACCTAAATATAACATTTCCCCCCTTTTTGATGATAACAAACTAGGTGAACTTGTGTTCATGTTTCTGCAAACAGGTAGTTGATCCCCTTGTCACATAGCTTTGAGACATACCATGAACACAACTACATTCCCCCTATCAGTCTGACTAGGTCCCTCATACATTCTCCTATCAGGCAGTTCAACCTGTCATATAGCTTCGAGACATATCATGAATACATAACTTCCCCCTTTTGGCATCTTAAAAATAGATCACAGTAAACCAAGCAAAAGTTAAGTAATTGTGCAAGAATCCATGGCCTTTAGGGTAGACACAAAGCATGAGAGAAATAGCACAAAACAAGTTCAGACCAGTAGAGACAAGGCAAATACTTCATTAATTAGAGAATAACATTacaaaatatagttaataaactataaataaaaacCGCCAAGACTGCCACCGGACAAAAAGATAGTCTTAGGTAGTTGGAACGATTTGGGGAGATTATGTAGGAGGAGGTTTGGGAACTAAGGATTGGTGAAGGAGGGTTATTTGGGCATTTTCATCAACATGAGCTTGAAGCAATTGCCGAGTAAGAGTATTGACTTCAGTATTCAAGCTCTCATTCTGGATCTACAAAGCAGAAATCTCGCCTGTACCAGCTCCCCCACTTTGCGCCTGTAGCATCTGAGCATTCAACCTTACAATCTCAGTATCCCTGCTTGCAAGTGTTACCGTCATCCCCTCAAGCTCCAGGTTTAATTTCTCGTGTTGTTCTATGAGATCACAAACTTGGAATTTGGCCTTGTTTCTAGTTTTTCCTCAACACACTCACATTCAAGAAGAGTGATTTATGAGAAGGCTTGCTTGATTACTCCTTTGATCCTTTTTCtgactttgactccaaaattatCAAATACCAGGTCCTTAGGTAACCGTACCCCAGCCCATATTTGCCATCCTTTACCGTCATATCAGTCAAGCTTTTGACAACCCAATCTTCTCTTGTTGCCAGAATATTTGGACTTGTgtgtgtttttttaaaaaaaaatcaccatCGAAGTACCTCTTAGGCATGGTAGATGGCACGGGACCAGGTTGAGAGGTTGAGGTGCGGTCTAAGGAGGATTCAGTTTCAAGAGGTTGAAGGACGGACCTGACCTCTGAATGACTAGAGGCATCTTAAGATGTAGAAGGAGAAGTGGTATAGATACAAGTTTGCACTTGATCATGAGAGAGAACAACTTCAGTAGTTGGGGTTTTCATATCAGTTGACAGAAGAGGTGAGTAAACAGGGGTGGATGACGGAGTGTCAATTTTGTGGGACACTAGAGTTTCGTCATCAGCAGTGGTGATCTTTTCTGAGGATGAGGGAGTATGAGATGTGATTTTGAGGGCAAAAGATGAAATATGATAGAGAGAAGAGACAACTTAAGGATTGATTCTTTTAGTTCTAGAAAACAAAAGGAAGAATGGTTAAGTTAAGCGTTGTCTCAGCTCTTTAGGCTAGGGGACGTTTGAATGATCGAATGTGAAAAACGCCTTTTTCAAAAGGGGAATAAGTGACACGTGGCAATCCCAACAACTCTTactcataatttaaaagtaatgTTAGGAATGCTAACCTATGAGTATGGACCAGGTCCCTCTCGAAAAGTAGGAAGTTGGTTTGCACATATCATTTTTGCCTTTTTCCCTGCTTCAGCTATCTCACCATATGTGTATACCTGCAACAGTATGAAATTGAATTCAAGCCAATTATATTAACAAGAGTTTGGATATTTGTTTTTCGGATCTAGCCTCAAAGGGTTGGGTGCATCCAGTTGAACTAGTCAACATTTTCATGATCTAAATCAGCACCTCCAGACTGAGATTCAGGCTGATATTAGTCATCTGCCTCTGCATCTTGGGGAGAACAGGTCCCTCATCTGGTTCTTTGTTTGCATCATCCTTTCCTTCATCAAGACTTTTCTAAGTTAGGTTTTCATCAACTGGTCTTCCATAAGACTATTTCTCtaattttgaagaagttccTCGATTTCTGAATCCTCATCGACTTTGCACTTATTCCCTTTATCACAGATATGTGAGACACTTAGCAAGCTATATTTCAGTCCATTTATGTAATACACATCCTCAATAGAGTGTTTCAATAATTTCCTAATTCTTTCTATGCCAAGAATGTATCCCTTTTTGCCATTTTAAAAAGAGACATTACCGCCCTGTAGTGCCTTGAGAGAGGAATTTTTCAGTCCTTCCTCTCAACTTTTCTTGCAAAAAGGATTACTTGTTAGTTTTGGGAACCCATTTAAGCTTGAGCTCCCAAAAGGCAGACAAAGGGGTAACCAAGCTTTCTTAGTCCAGAAGGGCAAGTTTTGTTTTCTCATTTTAATACTTGGACTAGGTCCCTTCTTCAGGTTTTCTTTCTGCTTAGTATATTTTGAGGATTTTTTCACGCTTCTTCTAAATACTTCACAATCCCTTTTAAAATGCTCATTTCTACCATAGTGAATGCACAGTAGGTCATCAACTATAGACACATACTTGCTATGTGGATTGAAATGAGATTTTATTCTTGGACATCCAAGACCTCTTACATCATTTTGTCCCTGGTTGATTAGATTAGTCAACATCTTTGAAGAGTTGTCCCATTTTAGAGCCATGTCTAACTCCTGCTTGAGTCTAACCAGGTCCTTTTCTAGCTGAAGATTTCTCTCTAGTGATAATGCTAACTTTAACTCAGAGTTCTTTAAACTCTCTTTAAGTTCCATCtcgattttattttatttaccctTTAACTTGACATCAGTTAGAGGGTTTTCCTTCATTATTTCACTGAGATGATTATTCGCAGTATCCGGTATAGCAATTTTTTGTTCCAACTCAGTCATTTGAGTGACTAAAGCAATTTTCTCATCTTGAAATATATCAATGCTattattgagaaaatatttttcagcaGTTAACTCACAAAGTGAGTCAATTAAGACACTAGccaattttcttagttttttggTGGAATAACAGTCAAGATTTTCTTTGAGGTCAAGCAAGACTACTTTTTCATCAGCTTCATCTTCAGATTTTGCCATAAAGGCAAACATGCTATCGAACATATTTTCATCATTCTTGACAGCCAACATGGAGACATCCTCTGGATGTTCAGACTCTTTAGAATCACTTGAGAAATTTCCCCAAACAACTAAAGCGCGCTTTACCACATAGTCAACAATAACCCTTCTTCTTGACTTCTTAGGGACCTGGTCACTTCTTCTATTTCCGTCTCCTCTAGGCTTGGTGTATTCTTTATTTTCCTGCTTGTTCAAGGGACAATCTCTAATGAAATGTCCAGTCTTCCCACACTTATGACATAAGTCATTTCCATTTGCTGACCTACTGgtgtttttcttcttcataaaccCACCGTGCTTTCTAACAATCTTGTGAAATATGCGGGTCAAGTAGGTCATATcctcttcatcatcatcatcatcactttgacaaaactttaaagttaaggACTTGTCcttattattgtattttttatgACCATCGTGTTGCCTATTTAGCTCATGGGTTTGAAGATTTCCAATAAGTACATCCATGGTAAGGGTCTTTAGGTCCTTAGGCTCAGTAATAGCATACACCTTGCTTTTCCATGACTTTGGAAGAACACTCAGAAGCTTTTGGACCTGTTTGCTTTGACTAATGGGTTCTTCCAGACATCTTTGCTCATTGGTTATAGAAGAAAACCTGGTATACATTTCATGAATGGTCTCTCCTTCCTTCATGACAAAATTCTCATACAGGGTGGTTAGCATATCAACTTTGGATTCTTTAACTTGCTCAGTTCCCTCATGAGCATTCTTAAAACATTCCCAAATCTCTTTAGCTGACTCACATGTTGAGATTTTATTATATTCTTTAGCTCCAATATCATATACAAAAACTTTTTAGCCTTGTAGTTCTTCTCAATTTTATTCCGGTCATTTTCATTATATTGTTGCCTAGTTTTGGGCATAATTTTGGTAAACTCTCCTTCCTCCAGTTCAGTTGTGGGAATAAAAGGGCCATCAAGAACAATATCCCACAATTCACTATCTTCAGCCATAAGAAAGTCATGCATGTGAGTTTTCTAATAGCTATAAAACTGGCCATTGAAACAAGAGGGTCTTGTAGATGATTGTCCTTCCTCCAGATTAAGTAGAGCAATCATTCTTTTACTGAAATCTCTCTGGGTGTTAGCCAATTAGAGAgccctgctctgataccaaatgatAGAATATATGCGTCCACCACACGAGTCAGTTAACAAAATGCTCAAGAAACAAACAGCTAATGCAAGTAATGAACAAGACAATAGTTTTACGTGGAAAAATTTCTTTCTCAAGGGAGAAACAACCACGACCTGTCCAATAGGATTTTCAACCAATCTTCACTAAATGCAAGAGCAAAGTGATATATTACAACCTACGTAACTAGATACAAATCCTCTTCACCCCTATGCTTGCAACACCCTATCATAAGACTTCGAGCCTAAGCAATATGACTATTGCCCACTACCCCAACTCACTCTAGTTGACGTAGACTTTCAACACTTCAATCAAGGCTAACTCTAGCAATGACTCGGAAACTAAGCAATAGGACTATTTTCCACTACACAACCACCCCTAGGTTAATGTAGACTTTTCTAACTACTTTAATGCTAACTCTAGCAAAGAAGACACAATGACACAATACAAAGAGAAATAATCAATATTCCTTTATATGATAGGAGCTGATTTTACAATATTTAGCACACAAGACTCAACATTACAATAAATCAACAACCTAAAAactattcttcaatagtagctcgATCAGGGCCCCTGCTTTGAGGAAGCATTCTTTCTTTTGAGCACACACTGTCGTTTCCTTTTGCTTTGTAAATGTGATATGTGAAAACTAAGTTGTCTTATGTCCTAAGGATAGTATTTAGCATATGGACGAAACAACCTAGTACCTTCTGATTGGTTGGACATCTCTGTCCTTCAGCTGCTGCCCACCAACCACAGCAGGTGGTGACAACTTTTACAGCTGGTCACATCATTCATGGGACCAGGTCCCCGATCAGGTCCCATGATTTGTAGTCTCTTCTGATTTGCCTATCTACCTGGGCAGCTTTACAGCTGTAGTCCACTTTCTCGTTCAGGACAAACGTTACTCATGGGATCAAGTCCCTCTACCAGGTCGTATGATTTGTTAATACATCAAAACCTGAATATAACAACCTCTTTTCTAATCCTTCCATTGCATACTTGCAAATTGAGCCAATTTAAGCACAACATTATTGTGTGTCAAGCGGGGGGAAaatgcaagaaaagaaaaagggtgaaaacaaaaaaagaaaaggaaaccaAGTTGTCATTTCCCATTGGAAACCTAAAGAGCATATCCTCACATCTTGTGCGTAAAGACCAATACCCAATTACTCTACCAATATAAATCTCGTTTGGCAAGCAACCCGCACGATATAAAAACCGTAAAAAGGGAAATCCCCATCGTCCGCCATCAACAATCAACTACCCCTTTTCTGTCTCCTTCAATCTCTCTTTTCGCCGTCATTTCTGAAAGTTTGACCTTTCATACTTTGTTCAAAATATTGTTAGAAATCGATGCAGCTTAGTCCAgttttttgttgaaaaaatcAAAAGGTTTGTagattttgagaaattaatggCTGTTGCGAGACGTGTGGTTCAATTAGGTGCTAATTGTGGGATTAGATTTTCCAAATCTCAAGGGGTTAATGCATCTAAAGTTTCTGCTGCTTTGTTGATTGATAGATCACAATCCAACGTTGGTGGTTCAGTTAATTTTTACTGTTCTGAGCCCTATAAATCGTCTGTTAACAAGTTTGATTATAGGCAAATCTCACAGCTCGCTAAACCTAATGGAAAGCGTGCGTTTCTCGTCGATACATTAGCTCtggtaattattatttcttCATCCTCCTCTTTATTGATTTATTTCTCATATGTTTTGTTGTATTGTAGtgaaattatcccaaaagagGAATGCTTCATCTTCCTGCCAAAGATGACTTGAATTTGGATCTTTATCTGTTTGATGTTGTTCCTTTTAATCATAATGAAAGTAGTTCTTTTATAATTCCATAAACCAATACCTTCAAAATAAAGCTCAAAAACAAATAGAAAAGCAACTAAACTTTGctctttttgagtttgtgtATTTGGCTATTTGCTTCTATCCATTTCGTCGTAAACTAGGATACTTTTCAAGGCTAGAGCCTCTCCTGATTTGTTATCGTTGATATGAATTATAGTTATTTCGAGATCTGGTTTGCTGACAGGTTAGGAGATTAGAAGCACGAGGTGTACCATCAGAACAGGCAGAAGCAATAACATCTGCTATCACTGAAGTTTTGAATGACAGCTTGGAAAATGTAGCTCATTCTTTTGTTTCCCGAGCTGAAATGCAGAAAGTAAGACTTTACTCAAGATCTTATGTTGTGAACAATGTGCCCATCTTCACTATGCTGAATAATTATTGTGTATTTTTGCCTATGTAGTCTGAGATGATTCAAGAAGCCAACCTTTCCAAGTTTAAGTCTGAAGTACAAAGCTCTCAGGTACAAAATTGTCATGAAGCTCTCTTAGTGGTGCATATTGGTATTCTAAAAAGTCTTCAGCTGTGCGTCTAACTATTCTCTTTGTCTTGTGCTAGGGGTAGGGGTAATGTATTTCTTCTGCTTGTAGAATATTAGCTTGCCACTAGTCACATCTTCTATAAGTGATTTTCTCTGCCTAGATAAATGGGTTAGCTAGCTTTGTACACTGTTGTTGTATGTAGTCCCTGAACATATTCAAGCTGTTGTTGTTCCcagttatttttcaacataaTGAAACAAAAAAGCATATTCAAGCTGTTGTTAAGACCTATATTGCTTAGCCATCCTCTGGTGCTTTGACTTTTATTAATGAGTTTGTAGATGGGGTCGTGATAATGCATATCAGTGATATTTTTCTTCAGTGATGTGTAACTGTAAGGTAGATAACTTCAGTAGGAAAATCTGTGAGTTGCGACAGAATATGAAATTGTTGTTGAATTCATGATAGTTAATTGTCAAAAACAACAAAGAAAACTACcttgcatcttcttgatgccatGAATGGAATCAATAACTTCatctaaaaaagaaaagaaacagaaGATGAAATTGAGGTCGGTGCATGGTGCAAAAAACGTGGCATTGAGGGGAAGAGGATAAGctatgtatttaaaaaaatctaaGGTCCTTTGGGTCTTTAAGCACAAATAAAGCTTgagctttaatgaaaaaaggcgcaaATGAAGAAAAACCACAAATATGTATGTGTAATCCAAGATTAATACACATAAGCATACAACAACAAACTCCTTGCCAGCTAAAGTAAGGGGTTTGCCTTCTGGGTCGAACTCTTCGCATTGGGCTTTTCTAGTGTGGGTTACCTCTCCTGTGTGATTTGCGAGGTATTGCATACGAGCGGGGCTTTTACCCTGTGTGCACCCAAAGGATTGCGGCTGCGGGTTTTCCTTCTcgtaaaaaagaaaagaacaacaTACCCAGAGAAATCTCACAAGTGGCGTTTGAAATTAATAATCATAAGCATGAATAACAAATATATGGAGAAAGAACTTGCAAAAGATtttgataaagtgaaatatcaactGTTTAGTGTCACATTTCAGTATTGcactcattggcaaggaaaataATGTCTTGGAGCCTTGATGACAACACTTCAGTGCCTATAAAGCAAGGTGAAGTTCTCACATGTTTTGTGcctcgcttcagggcttaagTGTGCCTTTGACAACACTGCATATGACGAGTATAATGGTTAATTCTTCTAGCTCCCCATCAGGATGTAAGGGGAGATTTTATGTTATTGTATTGGGTTTGATCTGCCTTGACTTCTAAAGTAAATTCACCTGATTGGTTTTACTCTAATCCTGTACTTCTCTTCGTAGATTCTTTTTGGAATTTCTTTCCTTTGGGTGGGGGAGAGGGGAGGTGGATGGATGGTTGGTTGACAGACAAAATGCACCTTTGATCTATGGATTAAGTATTACTAGTCTAGTATAGTTGGGGCTTGACTGGATTATGGTTCTCTTACCCTTTTTTCGAGGCAAGTAATAGTTCTATTTAATAAAAACTTAGCCACTCCCAAAAAAGGTGCTAAGGTGGAAACTTTACAAGCACCGAAAGTGTGCTTGTACCCCTACCCAGAACCCTATACAATTATACATGGCCAATTTAATATACTAACTCTCCTACTCCCCCCCCCCATATTTCgtttacaccaaaaaaggaACAAGCTAAGACAATGCATTCTAATTTTCTTGATGGAATTGCTATTAGCTTTAAAATGTCTGCCATTCCTCTCTTTCCACACTGTCCACCAAATGCAAGCAGGAATGATCTTCCACCAATCCT
Proteins encoded in this window:
- the LOC129876561 gene encoding protein FMP32, mitochondrial-like, with amino-acid sequence MAVARRVVQLGANCGIRFSKSQGVNASKVSAALLIDRSQSNVGGSVNFYCSEPYKSSVNKFDYRQISQLAKPNGKRAFLVDTLALVRRLEARGVPSEQAEAITSAITEVLNDSLENVAHSFVSRAEMQKSEMIQEANLSKFKSEVQSSQEHHFSLLQRELEKLRNDIEKMRSELRYEVDKLTAGQRLDLNLERGRIRDELANQNAETTNLTNKLDREIHALRAQIEAAKYEVIKYCIGTLVSISAVGLAVLRLYT